In Archaeoglobus profundus DSM 5631, the sequence GAGTGCCTTCACAATCTCTTTCCAATCAATGGGTTGGTGCCACTTATCCAAAAACTTAGCGTTTAATTTATCCCCTATCTTCGGCACGTCTAAGACCACTATCCTACCGGAACAGCTCGACGTAGTTACAAAGCAGTCCAATGAGTTGATCAAATCCAGTAAGGGGATTATGTCTTCATCAACTTCCTTCCTCTCCTTAGCCTTCTCAAGCCTCTCAAGTTTTGATCTCTTGAACTCATTCCAATTCACACAGCGATCTCAATATCCACTTATAAAAATCCTGCCGACGAGACACGAAAAGTTCAAAAGTTGGCGGACTTTCAAAAACTTATGCCCAACGCTCTTGAGAAAGAGTATCTCGACATAACTTTCCTCAAGGAGAACGGCTTTATCAGAAAGAAGTGCCCGAAGTGTGGAAAGTACTTCTGGACTGTCGATGAGAGTAGGGAGATTTGCGGTGATCCGCCCTGTGACAGCTACAAGTTCATTGGAAATCCCATCTTCAAGAAGGAATTTGATTTGAAAGAGATGAGAGAATATTATCTAAGGTTTTTTGAGGAAAGAGGACATACGAGAATAGATCGTTATCCGGTGGTTGCTAGATGGAGGGATGACATCTATCTAACAATTGCATCAATTGCGGACTTTCAACCTTTCGTCACTTCAGGAGTAGCTCCACCTCCAGCAAATCCACTGACAATTTCACAACCCTGTATAAGAATGGATGATTTGGATTCGATAGGAAAAACTGGCAGACATCTCTCCCTCTTCGAAATGATGGCTCATCATGCCTTCAACTACCCCAATCAGCATATATACTGGAAAAATGAGACCGTCCAATACTGCACGGAACTTTTGCAGAGCTTGGGAGTGAAGCTCGAGGATATAGTTTACAAGGAGGAGCCATGGGCTGGCGGTGGAAACGCTGGTCCTTGCCTAGAAGCTATAGTTGGTGGAATTGAGCTTGCTACATTAGTCTTCATGAATTTAGTTGAGGATCCAAACGGGGACATTGTTGTAAAGGGTTCGAGATACAGGAAGATGGAGAATTACATAGTCGATACGGGTTACGGGTTGGAGAGATTTGTTTGGGCAAGTAAGGGGACTCCTACAGTTTACGATGCGGTATTTCCGGAGGTTGTAGAATTCATTCTCAAGAACAGCGATGTTGAAAAGCCAGATGAGAGGATAGTTGCCGAAAGCTCGAAATTGGCTGGAATAATGGGTGAGTTGAGTGGTGAAAAACTTTTGGAGTTTAGAAAGAATTTATCAAATAGGCTTGGCGTGAGTTTGGAGGAGCTTGAGAGAGTTTTGATTCCAATGGAGATGGTTTATGCATTGGCAGATCATACTCGTGCAATTCTCTTCATGCTTGGAGACGGTTTGGTTCCTTCGAACGCCGGTGCTGGTTACTTGGCGAGGTTGATGATAAGGAGAAGTTTGAGGCTTGCTGAAGAGATAGGGTTTAGCTTAAGCATCTTCGATTTGGTCGAGTTGCACAGGAAGATTTTGAAGGAATTTGAATTTGAAGTTCCACTCGAAACTATTCAAGAGATGCTCGAAATTGAAGAGAAGAAGTATAAGCTGACCATACAGAGAGGAATCAGTTTGGTTGAAAGAAAGATTCTGAGAAAGGGTAGAGTAGATAAAGAGGATTTGATAGAGTTCTACGACTCTCACGGAATTCCACCTGAGATTGTTGTAAGAATTGCGAAGGAGAGAGGCGTTGAGGTTGAGATGCCCAAGGACTTCTATGCCGAATTGGCGAGCAGGCACATGAAGGCCGAAAAGAAAGTTGAGGAGAAAAAGCTCAAGGGATCTTATCCGAAAACAGAAAAGCTCTACTATGACAACCCGAAGCTCTTCGAGTTTACGGCTAAAGTTATAGGAGTTGAAGGGGACAAAGTTATACTCGACAGAACCGCCTTCTACCCAGAGTCTGGTGGTCAGGCTAGCGATACGGGTTATTTCGAGGTTGATGGTAAGAGGATTAAGGTTTTGGATGTTCAGGAGGAGGATGGGGTAGTTTATCACGTCGTTGAGGGTGAGCTTAAGGTTGGAGATGTTGTTAGAGGTGTGATTGATGCTGATAGAAGGCTCAGGCATATGAGACACCACTCAGCGACACATCTACTCCTCTATTCTCTCAGAAAACTCTACGGAAACCACGTCTGGCAGGCTGGTGCAAGAAAGGAGAGAGGGAAAGCAAGATTGGATGTAACTCATTACAAGAAGCCAAGTGATGAGGAGATTGCCGAGATAGAGAAACTAGTCAATGCTGAGATTATGGCAAACAAGCCAGTCACTTGGGAATGGATGGACAGGATTGAGGCTGAGAGAAGGTACGGCTTCAGGCTCTATCAGGGTGGAGTTCCTCCGGGGAGAGTTATAAGGGTTGTAAGAGTCGGAGATGATGTTCAGGCTTGTGGTGGAACTCATTGTAATTCGACTGGCGAGATAGGATTCTTCAAGATAGTCAGGGTTGAGTCTATACAGGATGGAGTGATAAGGTTTGAATTTACAGCTGGGGAGAGTGCTTTGGAGTATGTGCAAGAGATTGAAAGGATTCTAAAGGATGCAAGTACGATCCT encodes:
- the alaS gene encoding alanine--tRNA ligase yields the protein MPNALEKEYLDITFLKENGFIRKKCPKCGKYFWTVDESREICGDPPCDSYKFIGNPIFKKEFDLKEMREYYLRFFEERGHTRIDRYPVVARWRDDIYLTIASIADFQPFVTSGVAPPPANPLTISQPCIRMDDLDSIGKTGRHLSLFEMMAHHAFNYPNQHIYWKNETVQYCTELLQSLGVKLEDIVYKEEPWAGGGNAGPCLEAIVGGIELATLVFMNLVEDPNGDIVVKGSRYRKMENYIVDTGYGLERFVWASKGTPTVYDAVFPEVVEFILKNSDVEKPDERIVAESSKLAGIMGELSGEKLLEFRKNLSNRLGVSLEELERVLIPMEMVYALADHTRAILFMLGDGLVPSNAGAGYLARLMIRRSLRLAEEIGFSLSIFDLVELHRKILKEFEFEVPLETIQEMLEIEEKKYKLTIQRGISLVERKILRKGRVDKEDLIEFYDSHGIPPEIVVRIAKERGVEVEMPKDFYAELASRHMKAEKKVEEKKLKGSYPKTEKLYYDNPKLFEFTAKVIGVEGDKVILDRTAFYPESGGQASDTGYFEVDGKRIKVLDVQEEDGVVYHVVEGELKVGDVVRGVIDADRRLRHMRHHSATHLLLYSLRKLYGNHVWQAGARKERGKARLDVTHYKKPSDEEIAEIEKLVNAEIMANKPVTWEWMDRIEAERRYGFRLYQGGVPPGRVIRVVRVGDDVQACGGTHCNSTGEIGFFKIVRVESIQDGVIRFEFTAGESALEYVQEIERILKDASTILRVEPSKLPKTVERFFEEWKERGKKIERLKREIAKVKAEKLLENAEEFDSIKVVCDVMDASMDEMVKIAEELVKAKAVGVLMNTEGKVKVVTFSGIDVDARELMKEIGKRIKGGGGGRKEIAQGAGQIALNKDELMTIVFEFLSRNLKA